One part of the Neoarius graeffei isolate fNeoGra1 chromosome 2, fNeoGra1.pri, whole genome shotgun sequence genome encodes these proteins:
- the LOC132871502 gene encoding trace amine-associated receptor 13c-like, translating to MAEAQNSSVLEGEDLIEYCYPESNVSCVKISHNVATKTVIYLILVFAMAVTIVGNSVVIISIAHFKQLHTPTNILLMSLALVDLLLGITVMPFSMVRTVDGCWYFGKEFCYWHSNFDILFTGASIFHLISIATDRYQAVCYPLQYLTRITLPVAGVMAALNWILATVYAFSAIGSKASEAQLEDFIASVDCLGTCFIFINATCAIIYLFIFFILPICVMVGLYAQIFLISEKHARKMEGTKQGRTDMTSTKISQKVKHEKKAAKTLGIVIGAFNLCWMPYVITSVVDPLYNFHTPLVVYEVFIWLGYINSTLNPIIYGLFYPWFRKTLYHIVTLKIFTPNSCDINVYGA from the coding sequence ATGGCAGAAGCTCAAAATTCATCTGTACTGGAAGGAGAAGATTTGATAGAGTACTGTTATCCTGAATCAAATGTCTCATGTGTGAAAATTTCTCATAATGTGGCCACTAAAACTGTGATATATTTGATATTGGTGTTTGCAATGGCCGTTACAATTGTAGGAAATTCTGTGGTCATTATTTCTATAGCTCATTTCAAACAACTTCACACACCTACAAACATTTTGTTGATGTCTCTGGCTCTGGTGGATCTACTTCTGGGAATCACAGTCATGCCTTTCAGCATGGTCAGGACTGTGGATGGCTGCTGGTACTTTGGAAAAGAATTCTGCTATTGGCATTCTAATTTTGACATTCTCTTCACTGGTGCATCGATCTTTCACCTGATTTCTATTGCTACAGATCGATATCAAGCTGTGTGCTATCCACTTCAGTACCTTACAAGAATAACTCTACCTGTTGCAGGTGTTATGGCAGCTCTGAATTGGATTTTGGCTACAGTGTATGCTTTCAGTGCTATTGGTTCAAAGGCAAGTGAAGCACAATTAGAAGATTTTATTGCATCTGTTGATTGTTTAGGAACTTGTTTCATTTTCATCAATGCAACATGTGCTATTatatatctatttatttttttcattttgccaaTCTGTGTTATGGTTGGTCTGTATGCTCAGATATTTTTAATTTCAGAAAAACATGCAAGAAAAATGGAGGGCACAAAACAGGGCAGAACTGACATGACTTCAACCAAGATATCCCAGAAGGTAAAACATGAGAAAAAAGCAGCAAAAACTCTAGGGATTGTTATTGGTGCATTTAATTTATGCTGGATGCCATATGTCATTACATCTGTAGTTGACCCTCTTTACAACTTTCACACTCCTCTTGTTGTTTATGAGGTATTTATCTGGTTGGGTTACATTAATTCAACACTCAACCCTATCATATATGGCCTTTTCTATCCATGGTTCAGGAAAACACTGTATCACATTGTTACACTAAAAATATTTACTCCTAACTCATGTGACATAAATGTTTATGGAGCTTGA
- the LOC132875999 gene encoding trace amine-associated receptor 13c-like, translated as MAEAPNLSLQEETHLEEYCFPDSNVSCLKSSYHVATKTVLYFMLVVAMTITILGNSVVIISIAHFKQLHTPTNILLMSLALVDLLVGITVMPFSMIRSVDGCWYYGEEWCFLHSSFDMCLTGASIFHLISIAIDRYQAVCYPLQYPTRVTKPVAWFMAVMSWIVSIVYSYSLLFTKSNVEQLDEYITSISCLGYCGLLFNALWAALDACICFFLPCSVMFGLYSQIFVISKKHARKIECVKQGRNDINITKFSQRVKHENKAAKTLGIVVGAFIFCWMPYFFASLLDPFINFATPLVLYDVFVWLGYINSTVNPVIYGLFYPWFRKTLYLIATLKIFGSHSSDIKLYASS; from the coding sequence ATGGCAGAAGCTCCAAATTTATCTTTACAAGAAGAAACACATTTAGAAGAGTATTGTTTTCCTGATTCTAATGTCTCTTGTTTGAAATCTTCTTACCATGTGGCAACAAAAACGGTGTTATATTTTATGTTGGTGGTTGCAATGACCATTACAATTCTTGGAAACTCTGTGGTCATCATCTCCATAGCTCATTTCAAACAACTTCATACACCAACAAACATTTTGCTAATGTCTCTGGCACTTGTGGATCTGCTTGTGGGAATCACAGTCATGCCATTTAGCATGATCAGGTCTGTGGACGGCTGCTGGTACTATGGTGAAGAATGGTGCTTTTTACACTCTAGTTTTGACATGTGCCTCACTGGAGCATCAATTTTCCATCTGATTTCTATTGCAATTGATCGATATCAAGCTGTGTGTTACCCACTTCAGTATCCTACAAGAGTGACGAAACCTGTTGCATGGTTTATGGCAGTGATGAGTTGGATTGTATCTATTGTGTACTCTTACAGTCTCTTGTTTACAAAATCAAATGTAGAACAATTAGATGAATACATTACCTCCATAAGTTGCCTGGGATATTGTGGCCTTTTGTTCAATGCACTATGGGCAGCATTGGATGCATGTATATGCTTCTTCTTACCATGCTCTGTTATGTTTGGTCTGTATTCACAAATATTTGTTATTTCCAAGAAACATGCAAGAAAAATTGAGTGTGTGAAGCAGGGCAGAAATGATATAAACATAACCAAGTTTTCACAAAGAGTTAAACATGAGAACAAAGCTGCAAAAACTCTCGGGATTGTTGTAGGAGCCTTCATTTTTTGCTGGATGCCATATTTCTTTGCCTCTTTACTTGATCCTTTTATTAACTTTGCCACTCCTTTAGTACTTTATGATGTCTTTGTCTGGTTGGGTTACATTAATTCAACTGTAAACCCCGTCATATATGGCCTTTTCTATCCATGGTTCAGGAAAACACTGTATCTCATTGCTACACTAAAAATATTTGGTTCTCATTCTTCTGATATCAAACTGTATGCATCATCATAG
- the LOC132875994 gene encoding trace amine-associated receptor 13c-like has translation MAEAQNSSVLEGEDLIEYCYPESNVSCVKISHNVAAKTVIYLILVFAMAVTIVGNSVVIISIAHFKQLHTPTNILLMSLALVDLLLGITVMPFSMVRTVDGCWYFGKEFCYWHSNFDFLFTGASIFHLISIATDRYQAVCYPLQYPTRITLPVAGIMAALSWILATVYAFSTVGSKANEAHIEDFIASVDCLGTCFIFVSASCATICLFIFFILPICVMVGLYAQIFLVSEKHARKMEGTKQGRTDMTSTKISQKVKNEKKAAKTLGIVVGAFVLCWLPYFITSIVDPLYNFTTPAVIYELFVWLCYVNSTLNPIIYGLFYPWFRKTLYHIVTLKIFAPNSCDIKVYGA, from the coding sequence ATGGCAGAAGCTCAAAATTCATCTGTACTGGAAGGAGAAGATTTGATAGAGTACTGTTATCCTGAATCAAATGTCTCATGTGTGAAAATTTCTCATAATGTGGCCGCTAAAACTGTGATATATTTGATATTGGTGTTTGCAATGGCTGTTACAATTGTAGGAAATTCTGTGGTCATTATCTCTATAGCTCATTTCAAACAACTTCACACACCTACAAACATATTGTTGATGTCTCTGGCTCTGGTGGATCTACTTCTGGGAATCACAGTCATGCCTTTCAGCATGGTCAGGACTGTGGATGGTTGCTGGTACTTTGGAAAAGAATTCTGCTATTGGCATTCTAATTTTGACTTTCTCTTCACTGGTGCATCAATCTTTCACCTGATTTCTATTGCTACAGATCGATATCAAGCTGTGTGCTATCCACTTCAGTACCCTACAAGAATAACTCTACCTGTCGCAGGTATTATGGCAGCTCTGAGTTGGATTTTGGCTACAGTGTATGCTTTCAGTACTGTTGGTTCAAAAGCAAATGAAGCACACATAGAAGATTTTATTGCATCTGTAGATTGTTTAGGAACTTGTTTCATTTTTGTCAGTGCATCATGTGCTACTATAtgtctatttatttttttcattttgccaaTCTGTGTTATGGTTGGCCTGTATGCTCAGATATTTTTAGTTTCAGAAAAGCATGCAAGAAAAATGGAGGGCACAAAACAGGGCAGAACTGACATGACTTCAACCAAGATATCCCAGAAggtaaaaaatgagaaaaaagcaGCAAAAACTCTTGGGATTGTTGTAGGTGCATTCGTTTTATGCTGGTTGCCATATTTCATTACATCCATTGTTGATCCTCTTTACAACTTTACCACTCCTGCTGTGATTTATGAACTATTTGTTTGGTTGTGTTATGTTAATTCAACGCTCAACCCCATCATATATGGCCTTTTCTATCCATGGTTCAGGAAAACACTGTATCACATTGTTACACTAAAAATATTTGCTCCTAACTCATGTGACATAAAGGTTTATGGAGCTTGA